A single Lolium perenne isolate Kyuss_39 chromosome 6, Kyuss_2.0, whole genome shotgun sequence DNA region contains:
- the LOC127310296 gene encoding protein FAR-RED IMPAIRED RESPONSE 1-like: MGGKEPKTIITDQDKAMKKAIQTVLKSTTHRNCYYHIVTKMSQKESTFFAKNSGLSEMLMYIAKNAFTPDELEMGWNKVIKDYNAGGEKHLSKLFRIRHRWVPAYFMDKFYPFSSSTGRSESTNNMWKCYSQHTDTITMFLEQYEVIQDKCLSALDKKKLTSTLKTAKLVTRHPFEKQALEQFTHEIFEKFQIEITNNTAFKVDGSLEPGRHLRLKRIVKFYNHMEFKRELFDVTFDDEKKNFMCSCKKMQRDGIHCCHVIKAMVHMEINDLPESFVIKRWRKDIDMELATLGNVADSSCGDETLKFAGVMSHMAELCNKACPNDKAYNVMIQCMRDMETKVLAAIREDEGAKKLHDEETGSNETLRDPPMSDRRGTKRGDRMMPGSEKRQKTRQIKCGHCKKSGHNRTGCEALKAQIAAETAQAPAHAAGEAKKITAEIYKQYST, encoded by the coding sequence ATGGGTGGAAAAGAACCAAAGACAATAATAACAGACCAGGACAAAGCAATGAAGAAAGCAATACAAACAGTTCTAAAGTCTACAACCCATAGGAACTGCTACTACCACATCGTGACCAAGATGAGTCAGAAAGAGAGCACATTCTTTGCAAAAAACTCAGGACTGTCGGAAATGCTAATGTACATTGCGAAGAATGCATTCACACCAGATGAGTTGGAAATGGGATGGAATAAAGTGATAAAGGATTACAATGCTGGCGGAGAAAAACACCTAAGTAAGTTATTCAGGATAAGACACAGGTGGGTACCAGCGTACTTCATGGATAAATTTTACCCATTCTCATCAAGCACAGGAAGGAGCGAGAGCACAAATAACATGTGGAAATGCTATAGCCAGCACACAGACACAATAACAATGTTCCTTGAGCAATATGAGGTCATACAAGACAAGTGCTTATCTGCCCTGGACAAGAAGAAGCTCACATCAACACTGAAAACAGCAAAACTAGTAACAAGACATCCGTTTGAGAAGCAAGCTCTTGAACAATTCACACATgaaatattcgagaagttccagaTCGAGATCACAAACAACACGGCATTCAAGGTAGATGGATCACTTGAACCTGGTCGCCACCTGCGGCTGAAAAGAATAGTGAAATTCTACAACCACATGGAATTCAAAAGGGAGTTGTTTGACGTCACATTTGACGATGAAAAAAAGAACTTCATGTGTTCCTGCAAAAAGATGCAGAGGGATGGTATACATTGCTGCCATGTAATAAAAGCAATGGTTCACATGGAGATCAATGATTTGCCAGAGAGTTTTGTGATTAAAAGATGGAGAAAAGACATAGACATGGAACTCGCAACATTAGGAAATGTCGCAGATTCTTCTTGCGGAGACGAAACACTAAAGTTTGCCGGTGTGATGAGCCATATGGCAGAACTTTGCAACAAAGCGTGCCCAAATGACAAAGCATATAATGTCATGATTCAGTGTATGCGTGATATGGAAACAAAAGTGCTGGCAGCAATAAGAGAAGATGAAGGAGCTAAAAAACTACACGATGAAGAAACAGGTAGCAACGAAACATTACGTGACCCACCAATGTCCGACAGAAGAGGAACAAAAAGAGGAGACAGAATGATGCCAGGTTCAGAAAAAAGACAGAAAACTAGACAAATTAAATGCGGACACTGCAAAAAATCAGGACACAACAGAACAGGATGCGAAGCACTGAAAGCACAAATTGCAGCAGAGACAGCACAGGCACCAGCACATGCAGCAGGCGAAGCGAAGAAGATCAC